One region of Peribacillus simplex genomic DNA includes:
- a CDS encoding molybdopterin oxidoreductase family protein, which produces MQSYIDQPDGVFPSVCSLDCPDQCGLLLHKKDGKIIKVLGDPDHPVTKGNICNKVRNMTARLYDPNRLKQPLKRIGPKGEGNFTPISWEDAIDTITSKWKELIEMHGPESILPYSFYGNMGNLSAEGMDRRFFHKLGASMLERSICNAAGSVGYSYTMGGSFGIDPEETIHTKLFILWGINAVSTNMHQVTLAQQARKNGAKVVVIDVHKNQTGKWADWFIPILPGTDTALALGLMHILFDENLVDQPFLDEYTVGAAELREHVRQYEPATVSAITGVPIDDLYELARMYGTTTPSFVRIGNGLQHHDNGGMAVRTIACLPALTGQWMVEGGGAIKGNSGYLAFNTNALRRPDLLNNKATRTINMNQIGQALLEKDNPIRSMFVYGSNPALVAPNANKVKQGLMRENLFTVVHDLFLTETAMYADLVLPATSSYETEDFYNSYWHNYVQIQKPVVNKYGESKSNVELFKLLAVGMGFEEQAFRDSEEEMIRQALDFPDNPHLDGITYDSLSRNQFVKAKMRRIFPGKLPTPSGKIELYSDRMKLDGYQPLPTYTPIIKDSDLPFLFIPAPNHNFLNSTFSNNAKHISLEKEPKLHMNAADAKTLGIASGDMVKIWNGRGECLLTAAPGENVLPGVLVSQGLWRNTPETKQHINSLTPDRLSDMGNGAVFFSGRVDLEKVQQK; this is translated from the coding sequence ATGCAATCCTATATCGATCAGCCAGATGGAGTCTTTCCCTCTGTTTGCTCGCTTGACTGTCCTGATCAATGCGGTTTACTGCTGCACAAAAAAGACGGGAAAATCATTAAAGTCCTGGGGGACCCTGATCACCCAGTCACCAAAGGGAATATTTGCAACAAAGTCCGAAACATGACTGCCCGCCTATATGACCCCAATCGCTTAAAGCAGCCATTAAAGCGCATCGGCCCGAAAGGAGAAGGGAATTTCACTCCAATCAGCTGGGAAGATGCCATTGACACAATCACTTCAAAGTGGAAAGAACTGATCGAAATGCATGGTCCTGAAAGCATACTTCCCTACAGCTTTTATGGAAACATGGGCAACCTCAGCGCAGAGGGGATGGATCGGCGTTTTTTTCACAAACTCGGTGCAAGCATGCTTGAGCGCTCCATCTGTAATGCAGCCGGCTCAGTCGGATACAGCTATACAATGGGTGGTTCATTCGGCATCGACCCTGAAGAAACAATTCATACAAAGCTTTTCATCTTGTGGGGCATTAACGCCGTGAGCACAAATATGCACCAAGTTACGCTTGCGCAGCAAGCCCGAAAAAACGGGGCCAAAGTAGTTGTCATTGACGTACATAAAAACCAAACCGGTAAGTGGGCAGATTGGTTCATACCGATTCTTCCTGGTACAGACACTGCCCTCGCCCTCGGTTTAATGCATATACTATTTGACGAGAATCTAGTCGATCAGCCTTTTCTCGATGAATACACAGTGGGTGCTGCTGAATTGCGCGAACACGTCCGCCAATATGAGCCTGCGACCGTCTCCGCGATCACTGGCGTTCCAATTGATGATTTATATGAATTAGCCAGGATGTATGGCACCACCACTCCATCATTCGTTCGCATAGGCAATGGCCTTCAGCACCATGACAATGGCGGCATGGCAGTACGTACCATTGCCTGCCTGCCTGCACTTACCGGACAATGGATGGTGGAAGGCGGCGGAGCGATCAAAGGGAATTCAGGCTATCTTGCTTTTAATACAAATGCCTTAAGACGTCCTGATTTATTGAATAATAAAGCTACCCGGACCATTAATATGAACCAAATCGGTCAAGCTCTTTTGGAAAAGGATAACCCGATTAGATCCATGTTTGTATACGGCTCCAACCCAGCACTTGTCGCTCCGAATGCAAATAAAGTGAAGCAAGGTTTAATGCGGGAAAATCTATTCACAGTGGTCCATGACCTATTCTTAACCGAAACGGCCATGTATGCTGACCTTGTCCTCCCTGCCACATCATCTTATGAAACGGAGGATTTTTATAATTCATACTGGCATAATTACGTCCAAATACAAAAACCTGTAGTCAATAAATATGGAGAGTCGAAATCGAATGTTGAATTGTTCAAACTTTTGGCTGTTGGAATGGGCTTTGAGGAACAAGCTTTTAGAGATTCAGAGGAAGAAATGATACGGCAGGCGCTGGATTTTCCCGATAACCCGCACTTAGATGGCATCACCTATGACTCCCTATCAAGGAATCAATTTGTCAAAGCAAAGATGCGCCGGATATTCCCAGGTAAACTACCGACACCAAGCGGAAAAATCGAACTTTACTCAGATCGGATGAAACTGGATGGATACCAGCCTCTGCCAACATATACGCCAATCATAAAAGACAGTGACCTGCCATTTTTATTCATACCGGCACCTAATCACAACTTCTTGAATTCAACCTTTTCAAATAATGCCAAACATATCTCCTTGGAAAAGGAACCGAAGCTGCACATGAATGCCGCTGATGCCAAAACATTAGGAATAGCTTCCGGAGATATGGTTAAAATCTGGAACGGACGCGGTGAATGTTTGCTCACCGCTGCTCCCGGTGAAAATGTGTTACCCGGCGTACTAGTCAGCCAAGGCTTATGGCGGAATACACCTGAGACCAAACAACACATCAATTCCCTTACCCCAGATCGCCTTTCAGATATGGGTAATGGCGCCGTTTTCTTTTCAGGACGGGTGGATCTTGAAAAAGTCCAACAAAAGTAA
- the bluB gene encoding 5,6-dimethylbenzimidazole synthase, translating into MFNNEEQAAVYKAIYNRRDIRSFLPKPISKDILRRILDAAHHAPSVGFMQPWSFIVISSQETKNSLAWAADKERRALAIHYEGGKENKFLSLKVEGLKEAPYTICVTCDPTRGGSHVLGRNSIPETDILSTACAIQNMWLAACAEGLAMGWVSFYKKNDIRDILEIPPHVEPIALMSIGYTDQYPDKPILELANWEKRRPMDELIFEDKWGKR; encoded by the coding sequence ATGTTTAATAATGAAGAACAAGCAGCCGTATATAAAGCCATTTATAACCGAAGGGATATCAGGAGTTTTTTGCCCAAGCCCATTTCAAAGGATATACTCCGCAGAATCTTGGATGCTGCACATCATGCGCCGTCTGTAGGATTCATGCAGCCTTGGAGTTTCATTGTAATTTCATCTCAGGAAACCAAGAACAGTTTGGCATGGGCAGCGGATAAAGAAAGAAGGGCACTAGCTATTCATTATGAAGGGGGTAAAGAAAATAAGTTTCTTAGTTTGAAAGTGGAAGGGTTAAAAGAAGCACCCTACACCATTTGTGTAACATGTGACCCGACACGTGGCGGCTCCCATGTTTTGGGGAGGAACTCTATTCCGGAAACGGATATCCTATCAACGGCCTGTGCAATTCAAAATATGTGGCTGGCTGCCTGTGCGGAAGGATTGGCAATGGGATGGGTAAGCTTTTATAAGAAGAATGATATTCGTGACATTTTGGAGATTCCGCCGCATGTAGAACCCATTGCACTCATGTCAATTGGCTATACGGATCAATATCCGGATAAACCCATTCTTGAACTTGCCAATTGGGAAAAAAGAAGGCCGATGGATGAACTTATTTTCGAGGATAAATGGGGTAAAAGATGA
- a CDS encoding aldehyde dehydrogenase family protein: MTETLKKKLFINGKWQEAEKFTTLKSPYSGEVLAEIPSASLEDVELAIESAYQARKTMAALPSHKRAAILEKLASLLESRQDEAAEIIAKEAAKPIKTAMVEVSRTIATYKFAAEEAKRIHGETLTMDATADGEGRIGYTVREPLGVVGAITPFNFPMNLVAHKVGPAIAAGNTLVLKPASQTPLSSLFLAELLAETDLPAGAFNLVTGSGSVIGDRLVTDSRVKSISFTGSPAVGIGIRNKAGLKKVSLELGSNAAVIVDKGINIDKIIQRCVSAAFAFQGQVCISLQRAYVHEEVYDEFVKKFIEATNGLKLGDSLDPSVDISALISAGDVQRSLDWIGEARQHGAIVAAGGKSEGNILHPTVLLEVDAVLKVSCQEVFAPIVLINKVSSVEEAIDLVNDSEFGLQAGIYTENINLALSAAEKLEVGGVIINDIPTYRVDNMPYGGVKKSGTGREGLKYAIEEMTEMKLVIINRN; this comes from the coding sequence ATGACGGAAACGCTGAAAAAGAAATTATTCATTAATGGTAAATGGCAAGAAGCTGAAAAGTTCACGACACTAAAGTCTCCCTATAGCGGGGAAGTTCTAGCGGAGATTCCTTCTGCAAGCCTTGAAGATGTCGAGTTGGCAATAGAATCAGCCTATCAAGCTAGAAAAACAATGGCAGCTTTGCCTAGTCATAAACGCGCTGCCATACTTGAAAAGCTCGCGAGTCTTTTGGAAAGCCGTCAAGATGAGGCAGCTGAAATTATTGCTAAAGAGGCAGCGAAACCGATTAAAACGGCAATGGTTGAAGTATCCCGGACAATTGCCACATATAAATTTGCAGCAGAGGAAGCAAAAAGGATTCATGGAGAAACATTGACGATGGATGCTACAGCTGACGGAGAAGGAAGGATAGGATACACAGTCCGTGAGCCTCTTGGCGTTGTGGGTGCGATTACCCCATTTAATTTTCCAATGAACCTTGTAGCCCATAAAGTAGGCCCGGCCATTGCTGCCGGGAATACACTTGTCCTGAAACCTGCGAGCCAAACACCGCTATCTTCGCTATTTCTTGCTGAACTATTAGCCGAAACGGATTTGCCGGCAGGTGCGTTTAATTTAGTTACCGGAAGCGGTTCGGTTATTGGTGATAGATTAGTCACCGATTCACGGGTGAAGAGCATTTCATTTACTGGAAGTCCTGCTGTCGGAATCGGGATTCGTAATAAGGCCGGATTAAAGAAAGTGAGTCTTGAACTAGGTTCGAATGCGGCTGTAATCGTTGATAAGGGGATCAATATCGATAAAATCATCCAACGCTGTGTATCGGCAGCATTCGCTTTTCAAGGGCAGGTCTGTATTTCCTTACAGCGTGCATATGTTCATGAAGAGGTATATGATGAGTTCGTCAAAAAATTCATAGAAGCAACGAATGGCTTGAAACTAGGAGATTCTTTGGACCCGTCGGTGGATATTTCGGCATTGATCAGCGCTGGTGATGTACAGCGAAGCCTGGATTGGATCGGTGAGGCTAGACAACACGGTGCGATCGTTGCAGCAGGAGGTAAATCTGAAGGGAATATCCTGCATCCAACTGTGTTGCTGGAAGTGGATGCAGTGCTTAAGGTATCATGTCAGGAAGTCTTCGCTCCCATTGTTTTGATCAATAAGGTTTCGTCCGTTGAGGAAGCGATTGATTTGGTCAATGATTCCGAATTTGGATTGCAGGCCGGGATTTACACAGAAAATATCAATCTGGCTCTTTCTGCCGCAGAAAAATTGGAAGTCGGCGGTGTTATCATTAATGATATCCCAACTTACCGTGTCGACAACATGCCATATGGCGGAGTTAAAAAAAGCGGAACGGGCCGCGAAGGGCTGAAATATGCAATTGAAGAAATGACGGAAATGAAACTGGTCATTATTAACCGAAATTAA
- a CDS encoding aldehyde dehydrogenase family protein, whose translation MQETLQNNTKKEGTGALDLKMFINGKWVNSTSGEKRDVLNPATGEVIATAAEGTQEDVDAAVEAAKYAFYEGGWWGTPAVERARILFKIADKIEEKAEELAALETLDNGKPLREARYDIDDSAACFRYYAGLATKPTGQTYEVPDGQQAMVVREPIGVCGQIVPWNFPLMMSAWKLAPALAAGNSVVFKPSEVTPVTAVKLFEIMDEVGLPKGVANLVLGAGPVVGQAIAEHEEIDKVAFTGGTETGRKIMEASLGNLKKVTLELGGKSPNIVFADSDFETAVDYALYGIFCNQGQVCSAGSRLLLEESIYDQFIASLTAKAKQIKVGSGSDEKSQMGPVVSEAHMNKILSYIQIGKEEGAKLIVGGNRIKGNGLEKGFFVEPTIFVDTTPDMRIVQEEIFGPVLVVQKFKDEAEALRLANDTKYGLAGAVFTNDIAKAYRVIKKVRAGITWINSYHPTYNEAPWGGFKQSGNGRELGTFGYEAYTEVKQINNNLDIQPTGWFDEE comes from the coding sequence ATGCAGGAAACTTTACAAAATAACACGAAAAAGGAAGGAACGGGAGCACTGGACTTAAAGATGTTCATCAATGGAAAATGGGTGAATTCGACTTCAGGTGAAAAGAGGGATGTATTGAATCCGGCCACGGGAGAAGTTATTGCTACAGCTGCGGAAGGCACACAGGAAGATGTGGATGCAGCGGTAGAAGCAGCAAAATATGCATTCTATGAAGGTGGATGGTGGGGTACTCCGGCAGTGGAGCGAGCTCGCATTTTATTCAAAATTGCTGACAAAATAGAAGAAAAGGCTGAAGAACTTGCTGCGTTGGAAACATTGGATAATGGGAAACCGTTGCGTGAGGCTCGTTATGACATAGATGATTCAGCAGCCTGTTTTAGATATTATGCAGGGTTGGCTACAAAACCGACTGGTCAGACTTACGAAGTTCCTGATGGTCAGCAAGCGATGGTCGTAAGGGAACCGATCGGTGTATGCGGGCAGATCGTTCCTTGGAATTTCCCTCTAATGATGTCAGCCTGGAAATTGGCCCCGGCACTTGCTGCAGGAAATTCAGTTGTGTTCAAACCATCGGAGGTTACACCAGTGACAGCGGTCAAACTATTTGAAATCATGGATGAGGTCGGATTGCCAAAAGGTGTCGCAAACCTTGTGTTAGGAGCGGGACCAGTTGTCGGACAGGCCATTGCCGAACATGAGGAAATCGATAAAGTAGCCTTTACGGGTGGAACGGAAACAGGACGTAAGATCATGGAGGCTTCACTGGGTAACCTGAAGAAGGTGACATTGGAGCTCGGCGGAAAATCGCCCAATATCGTATTTGCGGACTCTGACTTTGAGACTGCAGTGGATTATGCTCTATATGGGATTTTCTGTAATCAAGGACAGGTTTGTTCAGCAGGCTCCCGGTTACTTTTGGAGGAGTCCATTTACGATCAGTTCATTGCAAGTCTTACCGCGAAGGCAAAACAGATCAAAGTAGGTTCAGGATCTGATGAAAAGAGCCAAATGGGCCCTGTCGTTTCAGAGGCACATATGAACAAAATATTATCGTATATCCAAATTGGAAAGGAAGAAGGAGCCAAGTTAATCGTCGGTGGGAATAGAATTAAAGGAAACGGTTTGGAAAAGGGATTTTTTGTCGAACCTACCATTTTTGTTGATACGACACCGGATATGCGTATTGTACAGGAAGAAATTTTTGGCCCAGTGCTTGTCGTTCAAAAGTTCAAGGATGAAGCTGAAGCTCTTCGACTTGCCAATGATACGAAATATGGATTAGCGGGAGCGGTGTTCACGAATGATATCGCAAAAGCATACCGTGTCATAAAAAAAGTGCGTGCCGGCATCACGTGGATAAACTCATATCATCCGACCTATAATGAAGCTCCTTGGGGAGGATTCAAGCAAAGTGGAAATGGACGTGAACTCGGCACTTTTGGTTACGAGGCTTATACGGAAGTGAAGCAAATCAATAACAACTTGGATATTCAACCAACAGGTTGGTTTGATGAAGAGTAA
- a CDS encoding HAD hydrolase-like protein translates to MNRIQFAAIFDMDGTLFQTNKILGSSLERTFEILRSEGSWTGNTPLAKYQEIMGVPLTVVWETLLPKHPDHIRRQADQLFLDCLIQEIKQGNGQLFPLVMETLSTIKQLGISIFIASNGLVKYLEEICSYFGLHEFVTDIYSVERSSKGSKTELVQMLLKDYRIDSAIVIGDRKSDIEAAKKNGLSAVGCQFGFAEENELADADLFIADFSELQDYLSKWILKSAHQ, encoded by the coding sequence ATGAACAGAATCCAATTTGCCGCCATTTTCGATATGGACGGCACCTTGTTTCAAACAAACAAGATATTAGGTTCTTCACTTGAAAGAACATTTGAGATACTTCGATCAGAAGGGAGCTGGACGGGGAATACCCCCCTTGCCAAGTATCAAGAGATAATGGGCGTGCCGCTGACAGTCGTATGGGAAACTCTATTACCTAAGCATCCCGATCATATTCGCCGACAGGCTGACCAACTTTTTTTAGATTGCTTGATTCAAGAAATCAAACAAGGGAATGGTCAGCTTTTCCCCCTCGTCATGGAGACCTTGTCAACGATCAAACAGCTTGGAATTTCCATTTTCATTGCTAGCAACGGTCTAGTAAAGTACCTGGAAGAAATCTGTTCTTATTTTGGGCTGCATGAATTCGTTACGGACATATATAGCGTGGAAAGGTCCTCGAAAGGCTCGAAGACCGAATTAGTGCAAATGTTGTTGAAAGACTATCGAATTGATAGCGCCATTGTGATTGGGGATCGGAAATCCGACATCGAGGCAGCAAAGAAAAATGGCTTATCGGCTGTAGGCTGCCAATTTGGATTTGCCGAAGAAAATGAATTGGCTGATGCTGATCTGTTCATCGCAGATTTTTCTGAACTTCAAGATTACCTTTCAAAATGGATACTAAAGTCCGCTCACCAATAG
- a CDS encoding uridine kinase family protein, translating into MNFPTLNGQYTIKNLIAEIHEISQKRSPYIMAIDGRGGSGKSTLASLIHAKYPGSAVVHMDDFYLPSSKRIQLPPAQKQIGADCDWERVFNQILKPLTVGNDARYQRYDWETDTMAEWHIVPAGGLVIIEGTYSIRKELAGSHDFTIWVECPRDQRLKRGLERDGEDARQMWEDNWMVHEDLYVDAQRPQERANLVVDGMS; encoded by the coding sequence ATGAACTTTCCAACACTTAATGGACAGTATACGATTAAAAATCTTATTGCTGAAATTCACGAAATTTCCCAAAAAAGATCTCCATATATTATGGCCATCGATGGTCGGGGCGGGTCTGGAAAAAGTACACTCGCTTCCCTTATCCATGCAAAGTATCCAGGTAGCGCAGTCGTTCATATGGATGATTTTTATTTGCCATCATCGAAAAGGATCCAGTTGCCCCCAGCCCAAAAACAGATTGGAGCGGATTGTGATTGGGAACGGGTTTTTAACCAAATCCTAAAACCGCTTACCGTAGGGAATGATGCAAGGTATCAAAGGTATGATTGGGAAACGGACACTATGGCCGAATGGCATATCGTTCCTGCTGGAGGCCTTGTCATTATTGAAGGGACGTATTCTATCCGTAAAGAATTGGCAGGGTCCCATGATTTCACGATATGGGTGGAATGTCCCCGCGATCAGCGCTTGAAACGTGGTCTCGAGCGGGATGGTGAAGATGCGCGTCAAATGTGGGAGGATAATTGGATGGTTCACGAAGATCTATATGTCGACGCGCAAAGGCCGCAAGAAAGAGCGAATCTTGTTGTGGACGGAATGAGCTGA
- a CDS encoding aspartate aminotransferase family protein has protein sequence MIKEKTGIQELIDLDKKHFIHPTTAIEQQQADGPSFIFKEGKGIYLTDVTGRTVIDGMASLWNVNIGHGQEEMAEVAKEQMAKLAFTSSFATFSNEPAIRLAAKIASIAPGDLNAVFFTSGGSESNDTAIKLARHYWLLKGQPNRQKIISRSKSYHGVAMGATSATGLKPFRDFTNSIAPDFYHVDGSSIEELRKVIEQEGPETIAAFIAEPIQGAGGVNLPPEGYFKEVREICNEYGILMVTDEVITGFGRTGTYFGIEHFGVVPDMMCFAKGVTSGYAQLGGVVLNDKMHQDFIALSKGTLLHGYTYSGHPMACAVALKNIEIIERENLIENSKQRGEELLAGFKKLQSKHPIVGDVRALGLIGGISIVKDKQTGEGFETQLAPRLVAEAAKNGLICRSVTFDQDTLVFAPPLIITKSEVERIIEILDETFTAVEKEIL, from the coding sequence ATGATTAAAGAGAAGACGGGTATTCAGGAATTAATCGATTTGGACAAAAAGCATTTTATTCATCCGACTACGGCAATCGAGCAACAGCAGGCAGATGGTCCAAGTTTCATCTTTAAGGAAGGGAAGGGAATATATCTTACGGATGTCACGGGCAGGACAGTCATTGATGGCATGGCTTCACTTTGGAATGTGAATATTGGACATGGACAAGAAGAGATGGCTGAAGTCGCGAAGGAACAAATGGCGAAGCTAGCTTTCACCTCAAGTTTCGCCACTTTCAGCAATGAGCCGGCAATCCGGTTGGCGGCCAAAATCGCTTCCATCGCTCCTGGGGATTTGAATGCAGTTTTCTTCACTTCAGGTGGATCAGAGTCGAATGATACGGCCATCAAACTTGCTCGTCATTACTGGCTTTTGAAAGGGCAGCCTAATCGTCAAAAAATCATTTCCCGCTCGAAATCCTATCATGGAGTGGCAATGGGAGCTACAAGTGCGACTGGCCTGAAGCCGTTCCGGGACTTCACGAATTCAATCGCACCGGATTTTTACCATGTGGACGGTTCTTCCATTGAAGAGTTGCGTAAGGTCATAGAACAGGAAGGACCAGAAACGATTGCGGCATTTATCGCTGAACCGATTCAAGGGGCCGGTGGCGTGAACCTTCCTCCTGAAGGCTATTTTAAGGAAGTAAGGGAGATTTGTAATGAATACGGCATTTTAATGGTGACGGATGAAGTCATTACAGGTTTCGGAAGAACAGGGACTTATTTTGGGATTGAACATTTTGGTGTTGTACCTGATATGATGTGCTTCGCAAAAGGTGTGACGAGCGGATATGCACAGTTAGGCGGTGTCGTCCTGAATGATAAGATGCATCAGGATTTCATTGCCCTTTCAAAAGGTACGCTTTTACACGGCTACACATACAGCGGGCATCCTATGGCTTGTGCGGTTGCTTTGAAAAATATTGAAATAATTGAACGTGAAAACTTGATAGAAAACTCGAAACAGCGTGGTGAAGAGTTGCTTGCCGGCTTCAAGAAGCTTCAAAGCAAACACCCGATTGTTGGTGATGTCAGGGCACTTGGATTAATTGGAGGCATCTCCATCGTAAAGGACAAACAAACAGGTGAAGGCTTTGAGACACAGCTTGCTCCAAGACTGGTTGCTGAAGCGGCGAAGAATGGTTTGATTTGCCGGTCTGTTACGTTTGATCAAGATACACTCGTATTCGCCCCACCTTTAATTATTACTAAATCGGAAGTCGAAAGAATAATTGAAATCCTTGATGAGACATTTACTGCTGTTGAAAAAGAAATATTATAA
- the putP gene encoding sodium/proline symporter PutP yields MDYGIIVSIGIYMAGMLLIGYFAYRKTANLTDYMLGGRNLGPAVTALSAGASDMSGWLLMGLPGAMYISGLSAGWIVIGLCAGSYLNWLFVAPRLRTYTEVADNSITIPDFLGNRFKDESRILKVVSASVILIFFTFYTSSGMVAGGELFRSTFNLDYRWGIWLTASVVILYTLFGGFLAVSWTDFVQGTIMFIALILVPVVTIVNIGGWDPTFNEIKSINPNLLHAFEGTSTIGIISLLAWGLGYFGQPHIIVRFMAVSSVKDLKRARRIGMGWMIFAIVGAMFTGLVGIAYFNLTGSPLGERNAESVFILLAKELFPSLITGFLLAAILAAVMSTIASQLLVSASALTDDFYKQFIRPNASDKELVLVGRFGVLAIAAIALILAFNPSGTILKLVGYAWAGFGAAFGPVILLSLYWKRMTKWGALAGMIVGTATVIIWEMIDKFSEVYEIIPGFIAGTIAVVVFSLLSAKPSKDIEEEFNQAIKNLS; encoded by the coding sequence TTGGATTATGGAATTATAGTATCAATTGGGATATATATGGCAGGTATGCTGTTAATTGGTTATTTCGCCTATCGGAAAACGGCCAACTTAACAGATTATATGCTTGGCGGACGGAACTTGGGCCCGGCTGTAACTGCATTGAGTGCAGGTGCTTCCGATATGAGCGGTTGGCTATTGATGGGTCTTCCGGGTGCAATGTACATTAGCGGTTTGAGTGCTGGCTGGATTGTCATCGGCCTGTGTGCAGGATCTTATTTAAACTGGTTATTCGTGGCGCCGCGACTTCGGACATATACGGAAGTGGCCGACAATTCGATTACGATTCCCGACTTTCTGGGAAATCGCTTTAAAGATGAATCCCGGATTTTAAAAGTGGTATCAGCATCGGTCATTTTAATTTTCTTCACCTTTTACACATCTTCAGGTATGGTAGCAGGCGGTGAGCTTTTCCGCTCCACTTTCAATTTGGACTACCGGTGGGGCATCTGGCTGACGGCGAGCGTCGTTATTCTTTATACATTATTTGGCGGATTTCTGGCTGTTAGCTGGACGGACTTCGTACAAGGTACGATTATGTTCATTGCCTTAATTCTAGTACCAGTTGTCACGATTGTAAATATTGGTGGCTGGGATCCTACCTTCAATGAAATAAAATCGATTAACCCGAATTTATTACATGCTTTTGAAGGAACATCAACCATAGGCATCATATCACTTCTGGCTTGGGGACTTGGTTATTTCGGCCAGCCTCATATAATCGTTCGATTCATGGCGGTTTCATCTGTTAAAGATTTGAAAAGGGCACGAAGAATCGGTATGGGCTGGATGATTTTTGCTATCGTAGGAGCCATGTTCACCGGATTGGTAGGGATTGCTTATTTTAACCTGACAGGCAGTCCTTTAGGGGAAAGAAATGCAGAGTCTGTCTTCATCCTTTTAGCTAAAGAACTGTTTCCTTCTTTAATTACAGGTTTCTTGTTGGCGGCGATTTTAGCAGCGGTCATGAGTACGATTGCGTCTCAGCTGTTAGTTTCGGCAAGTGCTCTGACGGATGATTTCTATAAGCAGTTCATTCGGCCAAATGCATCGGATAAGGAATTGGTGCTGGTGGGACGGTTCGGCGTTTTGGCAATTGCTGCCATAGCCCTCATTTTAGCTTTTAATCCCAGTGGTACGATTCTTAAATTGGTGGGTTACGCATGGGCTGGTTTTGGAGCGGCTTTCGGTCCGGTCATTTTGTTAAGCCTGTACTGGAAGCGAATGACGAAATGGGGAGCACTGGCGGGAATGATTGTCGGTACCGCAACCGTGATCATCTGGGAAATGATTGATAAGTTCTCTGAAGTATACGAAATCATTCCCGGTTTCATTGCTGGTACAATAGCGGTGGTTGTCTTCAGCTTATTATCGGCCAAGCCTTCAAAAGATATAGAAGAGGAATTCAATCAGGCCATCAAAAACCTCTCTTGA